One window of Phycisphaeraceae bacterium genomic DNA carries:
- the xdhC gene encoding xanthine dehydrogenase accessory protein XdhC, with protein sequence MDEDRLILRTAAELAEAGEEFVLITVTRTQGSTPRAAGTKMIWRPHPADAPARESAALPNSSFGTIGGGQFEHLVLEAARECLRKRTHLTERFVLGAEAEQCCGGVMEVFLEYHGSPARVVIFGAGHVAQSLSQILAPTPLAVSIVDDRPEWNSAERYPGAQRITDWSQGIDAATSQPESTLALVMTCSHDTDFKILRGLLRETLPAFTGLIGSKSKRACLFGRLIAAGIDESLVRRVRCPIGVGDTGKEPHAVAISVAAQLLLEARALSRTALPADARSAKA encoded by the coding sequence ATGGACGAAGACCGCCTCATTCTCCGCACGGCCGCCGAACTCGCCGAAGCCGGTGAAGAGTTCGTCCTCATCACCGTGACCCGCACGCAGGGAAGCACGCCCCGCGCCGCCGGCACCAAGATGATCTGGAGGCCGCACCCGGCCGACGCGCCCGCGAGAGAGTCCGCCGCGCTTCCCAACAGTTCATTCGGCACCATCGGAGGCGGACAATTCGAGCACCTCGTACTCGAGGCCGCGCGCGAGTGCCTGCGAAAGCGCACCCATCTGACCGAGCGGTTTGTACTCGGCGCCGAGGCCGAGCAGTGCTGCGGCGGCGTCATGGAAGTCTTCCTCGAATACCACGGCAGCCCGGCGCGTGTCGTCATCTTCGGCGCCGGGCATGTCGCGCAATCGCTCTCGCAAATCCTCGCTCCTACTCCGCTCGCCGTTTCGATCGTCGATGATCGCCCCGAATGGAATTCGGCCGAGCGCTACCCCGGCGCGCAGCGAATCACCGACTGGTCGCAAGGAATCGACGCTGCGACAAGTCAGCCGGAGTCCACGCTCGCGCTCGTGATGACCTGCTCGCACGACACCGACTTCAAAATCCTTCGAGGCCTGCTGCGAGAGACGCTCCCGGCTTTCACCGGACTCATCGGCTCAAAGAGCAAGCGCGCCTGCCTCTTCGGCCGGCTCATCGCCGCCGGAATCGATGAATCTCTCGTGCGCCGCGTCCGCTGTCCGATCGGCGTCGGCGATACCGGCAAGGAACCGCACGCCGTCGCCATCTCGGTCGCGGCACAATTGCTCCTCGAAGCGCGCGCCCTAAGCCGCACCGCTCTTCCCGCCGATGCACGCTCCGCGAAAGCATGA
- a CDS encoding NTP transferase domain-containing protein, with product MNTPALILAAGKGSRMGTPKALMMCADRPWWEIQATRLREAGITARWVVSPEVLARLDSGVIGPGDLIKSDSSLPMFASVRTGIDSFRASPPDGVYILPIDVPASRQGALWRSLRGAPAPVAPLFEGKKGHPIYVPWTWITSTFDPAVAAAKKPNQLRLDELLRPSLLEISVNDPVVACNLNTPDDLRRFLESPTSGLSA from the coding sequence ATGAACACTCCGGCGCTGATTCTCGCGGCAGGAAAGGGCTCCCGGATGGGAACCCCCAAAGCGCTGATGATGTGTGCCGATCGACCGTGGTGGGAAATCCAGGCGACTCGGCTCCGCGAAGCCGGAATCACAGCGCGCTGGGTCGTTTCACCTGAAGTGCTCGCCCGGCTAGATTCCGGCGTCATCGGACCGGGAGATTTGATCAAGTCCGATTCCTCCCTCCCGATGTTCGCGAGCGTCCGCACCGGCATCGATTCATTCCGGGCGAGCCCGCCCGATGGTGTCTACATCCTCCCGATTGATGTCCCCGCCTCGCGCCAGGGCGCGCTCTGGCGCTCGCTCCGAGGTGCCCCCGCGCCGGTCGCGCCTCTTTTCGAGGGCAAGAAGGGTCATCCGATTTATGTTCCGTGGACGTGGATCACATCGACATTCGATCCCGCCGTTGCCGCCGCAAAGAAGCCGAATCAGTTGCGGCTGGATGAATTGCTCCGTCCCTCTCTGCTCGAAATCTCCGTGAACGATCCCGTGGTTGCGTGTAATCTGAACACGCCGGACGATCTTCGCCGCTTTCTTGAATCGCCGACCTCGGGACTATCCGCGTGA
- the ade gene encoding adenine deaminase — protein sequence MSSASTSLPAGPITPELLAVARGDAPTDLLLSNAKVINVFNRSIESASVAIHRDRIAGVGDYAAGKEVIDLKGAFVAPGFIDAHMHVESTSLPPSQFVRLALPHGTTGVVLDPHEIANVLGIPGIRYIMDDAADLPINAMFALSSCVPSSHLETSGARLEASDLAPLFDDPRVVALAEMMNFPGVVHADPNVLAKINLGLDRRIVDGHSPGLKGKPLQAYIAAGISSDHECTTAAEALEKLSRGMRIYIREGSAARNLEALLPAVKPETLARFCFCTDDRHPGDLADEGHIDHIVRKAIALGLDPIAAITIATLNPAMHYRRRDLGAIAPGYFADLIVFDDLREPRPRQTYFHGRLTARDGVFVDAAMPPSPRPKPPVSPLRLPALSEDSFAIPAKSGTQQIRVIGMDPHQLLTTNLIMPPKVIDGKYVADVSRDLLKLCVVERHRASGNIGRGFITGFGLKEGAIASTVGHDSHNLAVLGTNDADMLAAARALEACGGGQCAVRNGKVLALFPLPIAGLMSDQPATIVIQQQRALMAAAQSLGCPHHDPFMPLSFMPLPVIPSLKLSDLGLVDVDQFRVVPLEVPL from the coding sequence GTGAGTTCTGCTTCCACATCTCTCCCCGCCGGGCCGATCACGCCCGAATTGCTCGCGGTCGCGCGGGGCGATGCGCCCACCGATCTGCTGCTCTCAAACGCCAAGGTGATCAATGTCTTCAACCGCTCGATCGAGTCGGCCAGCGTCGCGATCCATCGGGATCGCATCGCCGGAGTCGGGGACTACGCCGCGGGCAAGGAAGTCATCGACCTCAAGGGCGCCTTCGTCGCGCCCGGCTTCATCGATGCCCACATGCACGTCGAATCGACCAGCCTCCCGCCGTCGCAATTCGTAAGGCTCGCTCTCCCGCACGGCACGACCGGCGTCGTCCTCGACCCGCACGAAATCGCCAACGTGCTCGGCATCCCCGGCATCCGCTACATCATGGACGACGCGGCCGATCTGCCCATCAACGCCATGTTCGCGCTCTCGTCGTGCGTTCCTTCTTCCCACCTCGAGACTTCGGGCGCTCGCCTCGAGGCATCCGATCTGGCTCCCCTCTTCGACGATCCGCGTGTCGTCGCGCTCGCCGAGATGATGAACTTCCCCGGCGTCGTTCACGCCGATCCGAATGTGCTCGCAAAGATCAATCTGGGCCTCGATCGCCGCATCGTCGACGGCCATTCTCCCGGATTGAAAGGCAAGCCGCTCCAGGCCTACATCGCCGCGGGCATCTCTTCCGATCACGAGTGCACCACCGCAGCCGAAGCGCTCGAAAAGCTCTCCCGCGGCATGCGCATCTACATCCGGGAAGGAAGCGCCGCGCGAAATCTCGAAGCACTGCTCCCCGCCGTCAAGCCCGAAACCCTCGCTCGCTTCTGCTTCTGTACCGACGATCGCCACCCCGGCGACCTCGCCGACGAAGGTCACATCGATCACATCGTGCGAAAAGCCATCGCGCTCGGGCTCGACCCGATCGCCGCGATCACGATCGCGACGCTCAACCCCGCGATGCACTACCGCCGACGCGATCTCGGCGCGATCGCTCCCGGCTATTTCGCCGATCTCATCGTCTTCGATGATCTTCGCGAGCCGCGACCTCGCCAGACCTATTTCCATGGACGGTTGACCGCAAGAGACGGCGTCTTTGTGGATGCGGCCATGCCCCCGTCGCCGCGCCCCAAACCGCCGGTCTCACCGCTCCGGCTTCCAGCGCTCTCGGAAGATTCGTTCGCGATTCCTGCCAAGTCCGGCACGCAGCAGATCCGCGTCATCGGAATGGACCCGCACCAGCTTCTGACGACGAATCTCATCATGCCGCCGAAAGTCATCGACGGCAAGTATGTCGCCGATGTCTCGCGCGACCTGCTGAAACTCTGCGTCGTCGAGCGCCACCGCGCCAGCGGCAACATCGGCCGCGGATTCATCACCGGCTTCGGCCTCAAGGAAGGCGCGATCGCTTCCACCGTCGGTCACGATTCGCACAACCTCGCCGTGCTCGGCACGAACGACGCCGACATGCTCGCCGCGGCACGCGCGCTCGAAGCCTGCGGCGGAGGCCAGTGCGCCGTGCGAAACGGAAAAGTTCTCGCCCTCTTCCCGCTCCCCATCGCCGGCTTGATGTCCGATCAGCCGGCGACGATTGTGATTCAGCAGCAACGCGCCCTCATGGCCGCGGCACAATCCCTCGGTTGCCCGCACCACGATCCCTTCATGCCCCTCTCGTTCATGCCGCTCCCCGTCATCCCTTCGCTCAAACTCTCCGATCTCGGACTCGTGGATGTCGACCAGTTCAGGGTCGTCCCCCTCGAAGTGCCTCTCTGA
- the pucL gene encoding urate oxidase, which produces MMSAVLGVNNYGKSKVRLVKVSRDGAKHTVREISVDIALEGDFDAIHLAGDNSKCLPTDTMKNTVYALGKNHPLDTIEGFAMHLAKHFVEKTAPVQRARVRIAQVPWERMTINGREHPHAFTKGTEERQTCEVSFDRGGAIGAAGGIEKLLVLKSTDSAFSGYLKDAYTTLPETRDRIFATSVTANWKYTSERADFGAARERIRGAIIETFADHKSESVQQTLFAMGKAAIDRCESIGNIRLSLPNIHCLLVNLKPFGMENPNEIFVPTDEPYGLIEATIERK; this is translated from the coding sequence ATGATGAGCGCGGTGCTGGGCGTCAACAACTACGGCAAGAGCAAGGTCCGGCTGGTCAAAGTCTCGCGCGACGGTGCGAAGCACACCGTGCGCGAGATCAGTGTCGACATCGCGCTCGAGGGAGATTTCGATGCGATCCACCTCGCGGGCGACAACTCCAAGTGTCTTCCTACCGACACGATGAAGAACACGGTCTACGCGCTCGGAAAGAATCATCCGCTCGACACGATCGAGGGCTTCGCGATGCATCTCGCAAAGCACTTCGTCGAGAAAACAGCACCGGTGCAGCGCGCGCGGGTGCGCATCGCGCAGGTGCCGTGGGAGCGGATGACGATCAACGGTCGCGAGCATCCGCACGCGTTCACGAAGGGAACGGAAGAAAGGCAAACGTGCGAAGTGTCGTTTGATCGGGGCGGCGCGATCGGCGCTGCGGGGGGAATCGAGAAGCTGCTTGTGCTCAAGTCGACCGACTCGGCGTTCTCGGGGTACCTGAAGGATGCGTACACCACGTTGCCCGAGACGCGCGATCGGATCTTTGCGACGAGCGTGACAGCGAACTGGAAGTACACCTCGGAGCGCGCGGATTTCGGCGCGGCGCGGGAGCGGATCCGCGGTGCGATCATCGAGACGTTCGCCGATCACAAGAGCGAATCGGTGCAACAGACGCTGTTCGCGATGGGGAAAGCCGCGATCGATCGGTGCGAATCGATCGGCAACATCCGGCTGAGCCTGCCGAACATCCACTGCCTGCTCGTGAATCTCAAGCCGTTCGGGATGGAAAACCCCAACGAGATTTTCGTCCCGACCGATGAGCCGTACGGATTGATCGAGGCGACGATCGAGCGGAAGTGA
- the uraH gene encoding hydroxyisourate hydrolase, translating to MSGISTHVLDTSKGTPGVDVRVVLEREAAPGSWEKLGEGRTDADGRAKSLLSSGRSLELATYRLTFETEAYFAKSGVTTFFPSVTVVFRVVDSARHHHVPLLVSPFGYSTYRGT from the coding sequence ATGAGCGGAATCAGCACACATGTACTCGACACTTCGAAAGGCACGCCCGGCGTTGACGTGCGCGTAGTGCTCGAGCGAGAGGCCGCGCCGGGAAGCTGGGAGAAGCTCGGCGAAGGAAGAACCGATGCCGACGGGCGGGCGAAGTCGCTTCTTTCCAGCGGGCGTTCACTCGAACTCGCGACCTACCGACTCACGTTCGAAACCGAGGCGTACTTCGCCAAGTCGGGCGTGACGACTTTTTTTCCGAGCGTGACCGTCGTGTTCCGGGTTGTGGATTCGGCGCGTCATCACCACGTGCCGCTCTTGGTGAGCCCGTTCGGATACAGCACGTACAGGGGAACGTAA
- the uraD gene encoding 2-oxo-4-hydroxy-4-carboxy-5-ureidoimidazoline decarboxylase, translated as MADAQFQSGATTGLAKLNAMDEQSARAALHSVCGSCKWVDQMLSLRPFADSGKLFAEADRVWFGLETKDWLEAFSHHPRIGERNLAQAKFAATATQSSKEQSGMAGASERVRAEFAEGNEKYEKKFGHVFLICATGKTGQEMLDSLKKRMSNDGATELKNAAQEQSRIVRIRLEKLVES; from the coding sequence GTGGCAGATGCTCAATTCCAATCAGGCGCTACAACGGGGCTCGCGAAATTGAACGCGATGGATGAGCAATCCGCGCGTGCCGCGCTGCATTCCGTGTGCGGTTCGTGCAAGTGGGTAGACCAAATGCTCAGCTTGCGGCCCTTCGCCGATTCTGGTAAACTCTTCGCAGAGGCCGACCGCGTCTGGTTCGGCCTCGAAACAAAGGATTGGCTCGAGGCGTTCTCGCATCACCCGCGCATCGGCGAGCGCAATCTCGCACAAGCGAAATTCGCCGCAACCGCCACGCAGAGCTCGAAAGAACAAAGCGGCATGGCCGGCGCGAGCGAGCGGGTGAGAGCGGAATTCGCCGAAGGAAACGAGAAGTACGAGAAAAAGTTCGGCCACGTTTTTCTGATCTGCGCAACCGGAAAAACCGGTCAGGAAATGCTGGACAGTCTGAAAAAACGCATGAGCAACGACGGCGCGACCGAACTCAAGAACGCGGCACAGGAGCAGAGCAGGATCGTCCGGATCAGGCTGGAAAAGCTGGTGGAATCATGA
- the alc gene encoding allantoicase, whose amino-acid sequence MGQAIAGVADFSDLIDLASARMGGKALIASDEFFAGKENLLKPGRAIWIADKYTEFGKWMDGWESRRKRVAGHDWCIIALGRPGIIRGVNVDTGHFKGNQPESCTVEAVEIDGDPGVDRLLSPDTRWVQVTDRATLNPDSEHLIPANDAAGGKRFTHVRLNIFPDGGVARFRVHGTVLPDWQALRGKVVDLAGAENGALVIACNDMHFGSRHNLIMPGRSANMGDGWETRRKRGLKGGEFDWCIVQLGHRGRVQKVEVDTNHFKGNFPESCEIEICDARAGDAFDPALQQWETLLPRTKLRASEQHFYESELRAAGKSCTHARLKIFPDGGISRLRLFGITE is encoded by the coding sequence ATGGGTCAAGCGATCGCGGGCGTAGCAGACTTTTCCGATCTCATCGACCTGGCGTCGGCGCGGATGGGCGGCAAAGCGCTCATCGCCAGCGACGAGTTCTTCGCGGGCAAGGAAAACCTGCTCAAGCCGGGTCGCGCGATCTGGATCGCCGACAAGTACACCGAATTCGGCAAGTGGATGGACGGCTGGGAAAGCCGGCGCAAGCGCGTCGCCGGGCACGATTGGTGCATCATCGCGCTCGGCAGACCCGGCATCATCCGGGGCGTCAACGTGGACACCGGACACTTCAAGGGCAATCAGCCCGAGAGTTGCACCGTCGAAGCGGTCGAGATCGACGGCGACCCGGGCGTTGATCGCCTCCTCTCCCCCGACACGCGCTGGGTCCAGGTGACCGATCGCGCCACGCTCAATCCCGACAGCGAACACCTGATCCCCGCGAATGACGCCGCAGGCGGCAAGCGCTTCACGCACGTCCGCCTCAACATCTTCCCCGATGGAGGCGTCGCGCGCTTCCGCGTGCACGGAACCGTCCTCCCGGATTGGCAGGCGCTCCGAGGCAAAGTGGTCGATCTCGCCGGCGCGGAAAACGGCGCGCTCGTGATCGCCTGCAACGACATGCACTTCGGCTCGCGCCACAATCTGATCATGCCCGGCCGCAGCGCCAACATGGGCGACGGCTGGGAAACCCGCCGCAAGCGCGGGCTCAAAGGCGGCGAGTTCGATTGGTGCATCGTGCAGCTTGGCCACCGAGGCAGAGTCCAAAAAGTGGAAGTCGATACCAATCACTTCAAGGGCAACTTCCCCGAGAGCTGCGAAATCGAGATCTGCGATGCGCGCGCGGGCGATGCTTTCGATCCCGCGTTGCAGCAGTGGGAGACGCTGCTCCCGCGAACCAAGCTGCGAGCGAGCGAACAGCATTTCTACGAAAGCGAACTCCGCGCCGCCGGGAAGTCCTGCACGCACGCGCGATTGAAAATCTTCCCCGATGGCGGCATCAGCCGACTTCGACTCTTTGGAATCACGGAGTAG
- the allB gene encoding allantoinase AllB — protein MNEEPFAIFSERVVRDGAIAPATVIVRGERIAEVRAGRNPPQGIRSIDIGQLALMPGLVDAHVHVNEPGRTEWEGFASAGKAAVSGGVTTIIVMPLNCSPVATSVEALEGELRSASGTCACDFGFWGGVVPGNTGELEKLWNAGVLGFKCFTIHSGIDEFPNVTRRDLESAMPLIAALRDGAHAGALLVHAEDPPAIEAARGPSGLESDPRSYRKYLASRPSISETRAIEMMVELCRQTGCRTHIVHVSSGDSIAPIARAKESLRGFTAETCPHYLSFASEEIADGATEFKCAPPIRESAHREALWRALENGTLDLIASDHSPAPAELKSLQEGNFAKAWGGIAGLQAQFPAVWAGAQSRGGTLVDLARWMCEAPAKLAGIEDQKGKIAPGLDADLIVVDPEAEWTIRGSELEHRHKATPYDGRNVKGVVHATFIRGKQVFSSGNIRFGSGLDGGRAFAKEATGRWVKRSRA, from the coding sequence GTGAACGAAGAACCCTTCGCGATTTTCAGCGAGCGCGTCGTGCGCGATGGAGCAATCGCCCCCGCGACGGTGATTGTGCGTGGCGAGCGCATCGCGGAAGTCCGCGCCGGCCGCAACCCGCCGCAGGGCATCCGCTCGATCGATATCGGGCAACTCGCCCTGATGCCCGGACTCGTCGATGCCCACGTGCACGTGAACGAGCCGGGTCGCACCGAATGGGAAGGCTTCGCGAGCGCCGGCAAGGCCGCGGTTTCCGGGGGCGTCACCACAATCATCGTGATGCCGCTGAACTGTTCGCCCGTCGCGACCAGCGTCGAAGCGCTCGAGGGCGAACTTCGGTCCGCTTCGGGGACGTGCGCCTGCGACTTTGGATTCTGGGGTGGTGTGGTTCCCGGCAACACCGGCGAACTGGAGAAACTCTGGAACGCCGGGGTGCTCGGCTTCAAGTGTTTCACGATCCACTCCGGAATCGATGAGTTTCCGAACGTCACGCGCCGCGATCTCGAGTCGGCGATGCCGCTGATCGCGGCCCTCCGCGATGGCGCGCACGCCGGCGCTTTGCTTGTGCACGCGGAAGACCCGCCCGCGATCGAGGCCGCGCGCGGGCCCAGCGGGCTCGAGTCCGATCCGCGCAGCTACCGCAAGTATCTCGCTTCGCGCCCCTCGATCTCCGAAACCCGCGCGATCGAGATGATGGTCGAGCTGTGCCGCCAGACCGGCTGTCGCACGCACATCGTCCATGTTTCGTCGGGAGATTCCATCGCACCGATTGCGCGCGCAAAGGAATCACTCCGCGGCTTCACCGCTGAGACCTGCCCGCACTACCTCTCTTTCGCGTCAGAGGAAATCGCCGACGGCGCGACCGAGTTCAAGTGCGCGCCGCCCATCCGCGAATCCGCGCACCGCGAAGCGCTCTGGCGCGCCCTTGAAAATGGCACGCTCGACCTCATCGCTTCCGACCACTCGCCCGCCCCCGCCGAACTCAAGAGCCTTCAGGAGGGCAACTTTGCCAAAGCATGGGGCGGAATCGCGGGCCTGCAGGCTCAGTTCCCGGCGGTGTGGGCCGGCGCCCAATCGCGCGGCGGAACACTCGTCGATCTCGCGCGCTGGATGTGCGAAGCCCCCGCGAAGCTCGCGGGCATCGAAGATCAAAAAGGCAAGATCGCGCCCGGCCTGGATGCCGATCTGATCGTTGTTGATCCCGAAGCCGAGTGGACCATCCGCGGCAGCGAACTCGAACATCGCCACAAGGCCACGCCGTATGATGGGCGGAACGTGAAAGGTGTTGTGCACGCGACATTCATCCGAGGAAAACAGGTGTTTTCGAGCGGCAATATTCGCTTCGGCTCGGGGCTCGATGGCGGGCGTGCATTCGCGAAAGAGGCAACCGGAAGATGGGTCAAGCGATCGCGGGCGTAG
- the moaA gene encoding GTP 3',8-cyclase MoaA, whose protein sequence is MTPRPHSLPLLKDLPLSAAPRADAGEARELRDSHGRTIHDLRLSITDRCNFRCIYCMEPDVRFFAREQLLSVDELVRVASICESLGIRRLRLTGGEPTLRPELDEIIERVGELAFDDFSMTTNGSLIEPARLRLWKASGLTRLTFSLDSADEATFASMTRSRSKISDVFGAIAAANVAGLGPVKVNAVVMRGKNEDQMARLARIAAEGGFEMRFIEFMPLDSGHAWNRALLVPASEILELLRGEGDITALDRARPSETAETFLFTPRGSRHTARIGIIAPVTRSFCGSCSRLRITADGKVRPCLFSLREFDVRSLLRSNAEDAILEQFLIDATWTKQAGHGISSPDFEQPSRPMSAIGG, encoded by the coding sequence GTGACACCCCGCCCGCACTCGCTGCCGCTGCTGAAGGACTTGCCGCTGAGTGCGGCGCCGCGCGCCGATGCGGGGGAGGCTCGGGAACTGCGGGATTCGCACGGACGCACGATCCACGACCTGCGTCTTTCGATCACCGATCGCTGCAATTTCCGCTGCATCTACTGCATGGAGCCGGATGTCCGTTTCTTTGCGCGCGAGCAACTTCTTTCGGTTGATGAACTTGTTCGCGTCGCATCGATCTGCGAGTCGCTGGGGATTCGGCGGCTGCGGTTGACCGGTGGCGAGCCGACGCTGAGGCCGGAGCTGGACGAGATCATCGAGCGGGTCGGCGAATTGGCCTTCGACGATTTCTCGATGACGACAAACGGTTCGCTCATTGAGCCGGCGCGGCTGCGGCTGTGGAAGGCTTCGGGATTGACGCGCCTGACGTTCAGCCTCGACAGCGCGGACGAAGCGACGTTTGCCTCGATGACGCGTTCGCGTTCGAAGATCTCGGATGTCTTCGGTGCGATCGCGGCGGCAAACGTAGCGGGGCTCGGGCCGGTCAAGGTCAACGCGGTGGTGATGCGGGGGAAGAATGAGGATCAGATGGCGAGGCTCGCGCGGATTGCCGCGGAGGGCGGATTCGAGATGCGGTTTATCGAATTCATGCCGCTTGATTCAGGGCACGCATGGAACCGGGCGCTGCTGGTGCCGGCATCGGAAATCCTGGAACTGCTGCGGGGAGAGGGAGACATCACGGCGCTCGATCGCGCGCGGCCGAGCGAAACGGCGGAGACGTTTCTGTTCACGCCCCGAGGTTCGCGGCATACCGCACGCATCGGGATCATCGCGCCGGTCACACGCTCATTCTGCGGCAGTTGTTCGCGACTGCGCATCACGGCGGACGGCAAGGTTCGGCCGTGTCTCTTCAGCCTGCGCGAGTTCGATGTGCGGTCTTTGCTGCGTTCGAATGCGGAGGACGCGATACTTGAGCAATTCCTGATCGATGCAACGTGGACAAAGCAGGCGGGGCACGGAATTTCGTCGCCGGATTTTGAGCAGCCTTCCAGACCGATGTCCGCGATCGGGGGGTAA
- a CDS encoding sulfite exporter TauE/SafE family protein, with product MTADIWILGALFLLVGFLYSSVGHAGASGYLTVMGLWGMSAAVMKPTSLTLNIVVAVIGTVQFISAGHFRWRSFWPFALMSVPFAYIGGTVNLPPEIYKPLIGAILLFSSWRLWIGSLKRDEPAAHPPPIPIALGAGGALGLASGLTGTGGGIFLSPLLLLCRWATAKETAAASVLFILVNSIAGLSGAIKSGMHPPSEIWVWCIAAAAGGLAGSYLGARRFGGQTIRRLLAIVLVVAGTALVWEGIRLSLQPGRPIAITR from the coding sequence TTGACCGCGGACATCTGGATTCTCGGTGCGCTCTTTCTTCTCGTCGGTTTTCTGTATTCATCCGTCGGTCACGCCGGCGCGTCCGGCTATCTAACCGTGATGGGATTGTGGGGGATGTCGGCGGCAGTGATGAAGCCGACATCCTTGACCCTGAACATCGTGGTTGCCGTGATCGGCACTGTTCAGTTCATAAGCGCGGGCCACTTCCGCTGGCGATCGTTCTGGCCCTTCGCGCTCATGTCCGTCCCCTTCGCATACATCGGGGGCACAGTGAATCTGCCCCCAGAGATTTACAAGCCGCTTATCGGTGCGATCCTCCTCTTCAGTTCGTGGCGGTTGTGGATCGGGTCGCTCAAGCGCGACGAACCCGCGGCACACCCGCCCCCGATTCCCATCGCGCTCGGCGCGGGCGGCGCGCTCGGTCTCGCCTCCGGTTTGACCGGCACCGGTGGCGGCATCTTCCTCAGCCCTCTCCTCCTGCTCTGCCGCTGGGCGACCGCCAAGGAAACCGCCGCGGCAAGCGTGCTCTTTATCCTCGTCAACTCGATCGCCGGACTCTCCGGCGCAATCAAGAGCGGCATGCACCCACCTTCCGAGATCTGGGTGTGGTGCATCGCCGCCGCCGCGGGCGGCTTGGCCGGTTCCTACCTCGGCGCTCGTCGCTTCGGTGGCCAGACAATCCGCCGTCTGCTCGCAATCGTCCTCGTCGTCGCCGGCACCGCTCTCGTCTGGGAAGGAATCCGCCTGTCGCTTCAGCCAGGCCGACCGATTGCCATCACCCGCTGA
- a CDS encoding molybdenum cofactor biosynthesis protein MoaE, with translation MSVYVEIVRGALKPARLAVGKGTGAFVVFEGVVRAEEAGKKIRSLDYQVYEPMASKQLQLLAEAMQKEFGVLDVSVWHSKGKVGVGKVSFRLVVESAHRAEALEATGEFIDRMKRDVPIWKKPVFAEARSRTPAPSKKKKSKRKAKR, from the coding sequence ATGAGCGTCTACGTTGAAATCGTGAGGGGCGCGCTCAAGCCGGCCCGCCTGGCGGTCGGAAAAGGAACCGGCGCGTTCGTCGTTTTCGAAGGAGTCGTGCGTGCCGAAGAAGCGGGAAAAAAAATCCGCTCACTCGACTATCAGGTCTACGAACCCATGGCGAGCAAGCAGCTTCAGCTCCTCGCCGAGGCCATGCAGAAAGAGTTCGGCGTGCTCGATGTTTCGGTCTGGCACAGCAAGGGCAAAGTGGGCGTCGGCAAAGTCTCATTCCGGCTTGTCGTGGAGAGCGCGCACCGCGCCGAGGCGCTCGAAGCGACCGGCGAATTCATCGACCGCATGAAACGCGACGTGCCAATCTGGAAGAAACCCGTCTTCGCCGAAGCCCGATCGAGAACGCCTGCACCCTCGAAGAAAAAGAAGAGCAAGCGAAAGGCCAAGCGTTGA
- a CDS encoding MoaD/ThiS family protein, which yields MKVRVFLFGSEQAKLGRESVEVEVNSPARAREILRVLEDKWPELKGARLAVNHAFASGNEVVGSKDELALIGMVSGG from the coding sequence ATGAAGGTTCGAGTCTTTCTATTCGGCAGCGAACAGGCGAAGCTGGGGAGAGAGAGCGTGGAGGTCGAAGTGAACAGCCCGGCACGCGCTCGAGAAATCCTGCGGGTGCTGGAAGACAAGTGGCCCGAATTAAAGGGGGCGAGGCTCGCGGTCAATCACGCGTTCGCCTCCGGAAACGAAGTCGTCGGCTCGAAGGACGAGCTGGCGCTGATCGGGATGGTGAGCGGGGGATGA